In one window of Meleagris gallopavo isolate NT-WF06-2002-E0010 breed Aviagen turkey brand Nicholas breeding stock chromosome 4, Turkey_5.1, whole genome shotgun sequence DNA:
- the LOC104910848 gene encoding limbin-like, protein MLHKESAQQQRHLMNKQRWTPDGLRPSNEAVETNVDRQVTFLLRQAMNRCMEFINLHQYSLRDEQWNCMVLEDLLENIEMDAFSALYSQELQLAGYLARLTRVPMGMLHRILNLLLPSSTQSEVLSILDSIGVYSDAAESDSNADESGSCKKRRNQEWQALEYKVREDLISKSLERILSLNRRKDSLIKKKQLALLERPSFIHLESLPTHPPVEQPSPDVSFNSVTAEAIEVLDTGEKIFLFRDRSDPTLSFHNYPRKKKKNFLNSKKAAHASIN, encoded by the exons ATGTTGCATAAGGAATCTGCGCAGCAGCAGCGACATCTAATGAATAAGCAGAGGTGGACACCAGATGGATTGAGACCTTCAAATGAAGCTGTAGAAACAAATGTAGACAGACAGGTGACATTTCTGCTAAGACAGGCCATGAATAGATGTATGGAATTTATAAACTTGCACCAGTACAG CTTGAGAGATGAGCAATGGAATTGTATGGTGCTTGAAGATCTCTTGGAAAATATAGAAATGGATGCATTTTCGGCACTTTATAGTCAG GAGCTCCAACTGGCAGGTTATTTAGCCAGACTGACCAGGGTACCAATGGGGATGTTGCACAGGATTCTGAACTTGTTGCTGCCCTCCAGTACACAGAGTGAGGTTCTTTCTATCCTTGATTCCATCGGTGTATATTCAGATGCTGCTGAAAGTGATAGTAATGCAGACGAGTCTGGCAGCTGTAAAAAAAG GAGGAACCAAGAATGGCAAGCACTGGAATACAAAGTAAGGGAAGATCTGATAAGCAAAAGTTTGGAAAGGATCCTTTCTCTAAACAGGAGAAAAGACAG CTTGATAAAGAAGAAGCAACTTGCCCTTCTGGAAAGACCATCATTCATTCACCTTGAAAGTTTGCCTACGCATCCTCCTGTGGAACAGCCCAGTCCAGATGTTTCTTTTAACAGTGTGACAGCTGAAGCCATAGAGGTATTAGACACAGGGgagaagatatttttgtttcGTGACCGGAGTGATCCAACACTTTCTTTTCATAATTatccaagaaaaaagaaaaagaactttctTAATTCCAAAAAGGCTGCTCATGCAAGTATAAACTAA